The sequence below is a genomic window from Sphingomonas crusticola.
ATGCCGAGCCCCGCCCAGGCTCGCCCCGCCAACCGCTCGCCCAGTAAGCCGAACGAGGCGATCGCCACGACGAGCGGCTGGAGCGCGCCGAGCAGCGACATGATGCCGGCGGGCATCCCGCGCTGGATCGCCCACCAGCTGGTGCACAGATAGACGCCATTGAGCAGCGCCCCGGCCAAAAGGTGCAGCGCCAACCTCCGACCGCGCGGCAGACTTTCGCGGGCGATCGCGGCAAGGCCGCCCAACAATGCGGCGGACAACAGCATCCGTGAGGTGAGGATCAGCTCGGGCGCGGCATGCGGCACCATCGCGCGCGCGACGATGAAGCCGGTCGACCACGTCAGCACAAACAGGATCGGAGCGATGGCAAGCATCTTGCGGCCCTTGACGACGGCGTTCCGGCGTGTCGAGGCGCTAAATGTTTCACCGGCTCGCTTTGCGGCATTTGGACATTCAGCAGGCAAGCGAAATTCGCTTGCCCCTAATCGCGCAACCGACGCTGTATCTTCTCGTTCATGGGAATGCCGCGAGCGTGATGAGATACCGGGGAGACAGTGATGAAGGCGATGGTTTTGCGCGCTCCGGCGGGCCTGGATCAGCTCGTATCGGAAGAGCGGCCCGATCCCGGCGCGCCCGGACCCGGGGAAATCCGGGTGCGGCTGCACGGTAGCTCGCTCAACTATCACGATCTGGGCGTCGCCACCGGACGCATGCCGACCGCTGCAGGGCGCGTGCCGCTTGCCGACGGAGCCGGGCTGATCGAGGCGGTCGGCGAGGGAGTCACTGAATTCGGGGCCGGCGATATGGTCGTGTCCTGCTTCTTTCCCGATTGGCGGGATGGCAAGCCTACGATCGGGGATTTCAGCCGCACGCCAGGCGACGGAATTGACGGTTTCGCGCAGGGGGTGGTGGTGCTGCCCGCGACTGCCTTCACCCGGGCGCCGCAGGATTATGATGCGGTTGAGGCGGCGACGATCACTACAGCCGGACTTACCGCCTGGCGCGCGCTGGTCGTCGACGGCAAGCTCAAGGCAGGCGACACGGTGCTGCTGCTCGGGACCGGCGGAGTCTCGATCTGGGCGTTGCAATTGGCCCGGCTGATGGGCGCGCGGGTGGCGATCACCTCCTCGTCCGAAGAAAAGCTGGAGCGCGCTCGCGGGCTCGGTGCTGAGTTTACCGTCAATTA
It includes:
- a CDS encoding zinc-dependent alcohol dehydrogenase family protein; this encodes MKAMVLRAPAGLDQLVSEERPDPGAPGPGEIRVRLHGSSLNYHDLGVATGRMPTAAGRVPLADGAGLIEAVGEGVTEFGAGDMVVSCFFPDWRDGKPTIGDFSRTPGDGIDGFAQGVVVLPATAFTRAPQDYDAVEAATITTAGLTAWRALVVDGKLKAGDTVLLLGTGGVSIWALQLARLMGARVAITSSSEEKLERARGLGAEFTVNYRRREDWGRAVRDWTGGCGVDHVVEVGGPGTLAQSIEAVRVGGHISLIGVLTGLGGEVPTALLMARQARLQGLIVGSRRMQQDMVRALDAGGIRPIVDRRFPLGQLADAFRHEASGGHFGKIGIEW